From Amycolatopsis sp. cg9, one genomic window encodes:
- a CDS encoding VOC family protein yields MSAVPTLGVVALDCPDPVALAGFYRAVLEWDAPEVAEDGHWVTLKNPLGGAGIAFQRVPDHRPPSWPSAERPQQLHLDLNVTDLEAAHERVLGLGAKLLDDEPKTFRVYADPAGHPFCLCAC; encoded by the coding sequence ATGAGTGCGGTACCGACGCTGGGTGTGGTGGCCCTCGACTGCCCGGACCCGGTCGCGCTGGCCGGGTTCTACCGGGCGGTGCTGGAGTGGGACGCGCCCGAAGTCGCCGAAGACGGACACTGGGTGACGCTCAAGAACCCGCTCGGCGGCGCGGGGATCGCGTTCCAGCGGGTGCCCGACCACCGCCCGCCGTCGTGGCCGTCGGCGGAGCGCCCGCAGCAGCTGCACCTCGACCTGAACGTCACCGACCTGGAAGCCGCGCACGAGCGCGTGCTCGGGCTCGGCGCGAAACTGCTGGACGACGAGCCGAAGACGTTCCGCGTCTACGCCGACCCGGCCGGGCACCCGTTCTGCCTCTGCGCGTGCTGA
- a CDS encoding zf-TFIIB domain-containing protein — protein sequence MRTVDKNGIHIDQCDGCRGIFLDRGELEAIVGAESSFYGQQPQQYQPGPTAHYGRPDSPRPYRGGHPDSPKAYRGGYSDSPRPHRGGYSDSPRPHRGGYSDSPRPYGHGHRKRSFLENLFD from the coding sequence ATGCGGACCGTCGACAAGAACGGCATCCACATCGACCAGTGCGACGGCTGCCGCGGGATCTTCCTGGACCGCGGTGAGCTCGAGGCGATCGTCGGTGCGGAAAGCTCGTTCTACGGCCAGCAGCCGCAGCAGTACCAGCCCGGGCCGACGGCGCACTACGGCCGTCCCGACTCGCCGCGCCCCTACCGCGGCGGCCACCCGGATTCGCCCAAGGCCTACCGGGGTGGTTACTCGGATTCGCCGCGGCCGCACCGCGGGGGCTACTCGGACTCCCCACGGCCGCACCGCGGGGGTTACTCGGATTCGCCGCGCCCGTACGGGCACGGTCACCGCAAGCGCAGCTTCCTCGAGAACCTCTTCGACTGA